GCGGATCATCACCCGGAGGATGTGATCGGTAAGGATCGATGCCTCGGGAAAGAGGACGCGTTCCGCGGATGAGTTCGTAAGATCGCGTTCGTCCCAGAGAAGATTATTCTGGAGCGCGGGTTCGACGCATGCACGGACGATACGCGCAAGGCCGCATACCTGCTCTGATTTTATGGGATTTCGCTTGTGCGGCATCGTGCTCGATCCCACCTGCCGTGCACCGAACGCCTCCTCGAGCTCCCCGATCTCCGAACGCTGCATCATGCGTATTTCAAGCCCGATCTTATCAAGTGTTGTCGCCACGTTTGCGCAGAACATGAAGTACTCTGCATAGCGGTCGCGCTGGACAAGCTGGTTGGAGACATCCACGGCAGTGAGGCCGAGCCGCTCCATCATCGTTGCCATAACACGGGGGCCCGCCTCCCCCATAGCCGCCTGCGTGCCTACCGCTCCCGTCATCTGGCCCACTGCCGCCCGCGGACGCAGCTGCCCGAGCCTTTCTAAGTGGCGGCCGACTTCAGAAGCCCAGATGGCAAACCTGAGACCGTATGTCGTCGGGACCCCGATCTGGCCGTGTGTCCGGCCTGCACAGACAAGCGCCTTCGTCTCTTCGCTCCTGCGGAGAAGGACAGCGAGCAGGAGTTTCAGTTTCTCTTCGAGGAGGACAAGGCTCTCACGGATCTGGAGGCCGGTCGCCGTGTCGAGGATGTCGTTCGACGTGGCGCCGTAATGTACCCACCGTCCCGAATCGCCGCAGACTTCTGCAATTGCGCTGACAATCGCCATCATATCGTGGTGGATCTCATCCTCTATCGCCTTCGCCCGCTCCAGCCGGGCGAGGCCTGCCTTTTCTCCGATCTCGTCCGCTGCATCGACCGGAATGAGGCCGTGCACGCCTTCCGCATAGGCCAGCGCCGCCTCGGCCGTTACGATGCAGGCAAAGCGGTTTTCCTCGTCCCAGACGGCACGCATCTCCGGCGTCCCGTACCGGAAGTCAATGGGATGAATCGCCATGATCATAGTTATAGGCGCCCCGAAGATTAAATACCGGGGGGCGGCACCGCTGCGAAAGGCCGGGAAGAGCGGTCCCCGGAGTTATTCGCGCCCTTCCGGCATGCCCGTCATCACCGCGTAGGCACCCGCCCCGCCCCCGATCTTCAGGAGCTCGAAGGACCATGCGACGCGGTGCCGCCGCCCGTCGCGGTCGATGACCTCGACACCAGCCCGAAGCGATCCCCCGCCGGCACGAAGATTCTGCATCACGGCAAGTAGCCGGTCGGCCTCTCCGGGCGGGACGACCGTTTCGAAGGCCGGACGGCCGACCACCTCGTCGGCGGCATAGCCGGTCAGCGCCTCGCACTGCCGGTTGAACCTGACAATCCGCCCTCCGGCATCGATCACCATGACAAGCGCGCCGATCGCGTCCAGGATCGCTCCGGCAAAATCACGCTCACTGACCAGTGCATGCTCCAGCCGCAGATGCTCGAGCACCCGGCCAAGGCGCAGGGCGACCGTATCGATCAGCAGCCGCTCCTCCGAAAGAAACAGCTTTCCTCCCGGGGGCACATCCGTATCATACCACATCTCGATCGTACCGTTCGGGGGGAGGGGGACCGCAAGGCGGGCTGCCGCGTTCTCCGGCGACTGTGCGCCGAAAACCCGCTCCCCGATCGTTATCCGGGCAGCGGCATGCGCTGCGTGCTGCAGCCCCGAGGTGAGGGCCTCGGCGACGCCCTCCAGCAGCACCCGCTCGTCGTCCGCACTGCCGATGAGGCTCGAGATGCGGTAGAGGCAGCCCAGCTCCCGCACCCGTTTTTCAAGCTCACGGGTCCGGTTCCGGAGGGCTTCCTCCATATGTTTCCTGGGCGTGATGTCGTTGCCGACGCAGAGCACCCCCGACGGCGCGCCGGTCTCGTCGAGGATGGCCCGGTTTGTCCACCGGATCCAGACCTCCCGCCCATCTTTGGTGATATTGGTGTTCTCGTTCTGCGCGTACCGCGCGGGATCCGCACAGAGCTCCGCGATCATCGTCTGCAGATCGCGCCCGGACAGGTCAACCGGGGGGACGATCGTGCCGATCACGCTTCTGCCGAGGAGCTCGTCCCGGGAAAAGCCGAAAAAACGCACTGCATACTCGTTTAAAAATGTCACATGGCCGGCCGGGTCGAGTTTCAGGATGATCGCGTCGGCGAGCTCGACGAGATCGCGATAATTGTGTTCGCTCTCCTGCAGGGCGCGAAGCGCCTGTTTTTCGAGGGTGACATCGATCAGGAGGAGGACGTACCCGGCGCTGCCGTCCTCGAAGGCGGTGGCGATGGTCCTGATTTTCAGGTAATACTCCTGCCCCCGTACCACGACATGCGCGTCCTCCAATCCCGGTTTCTGATCGAGCGTCGGGGCAAGATCATCGAAAAGATCATGCAGCGCCGGTTCGGGAAACGGCAGCTCGAACAGGTCGCGGCCGACGACATCGTCAGCAGAGAGCCCGAAAAAGGCGAGAGCGGGCCTGCTGGCCTGCATGACGCGGTGGTCGCCGTCGAGGATCACGATCATCTCGTTCATTTCGGAGATGAGGCCTGCAATCGGGCACCGGTGCGACTGCGTGTAGACCTTCGCCATACCGTATGTGCGCATCTCCACCTGTCCCGAGACATGCAGGATATCCATATACCTGCCCACGGAATGCATGTTTTTCCCGAGCTCACGGGATATCTCCGTGATGCTCATGCCCTGCGGGTGCTCCCGGAGCAGCGTTTTGATCCGGTTCAATTCCTCGACGATCCTGCCCATTCACATACCTCTTGCTATCTACCGGTTAAATAGGTTCTCTTGTTTGTGACCGTTATCTGTCTCAAACATGTGTAACAATTATTTGTAACAAATACACATAATATTTTTATAGTAATAAAT
The Methanoculleus sp. SDB DNA segment above includes these coding regions:
- a CDS encoding adenylosuccinate lyase (Catalyzes two discrete reactions in the de novo synthesis of purines: the cleavage of adenylosuccinate and succinylaminoimidazole carboxamide ribotide) gives rise to the protein MAIHPIDFRYGTPEMRAVWDEENRFACIVTAEAALAYAEGVHGLIPVDAADEIGEKAGLARLERAKAIEDEIHHDMMAIVSAIAEVCGDSGRWVHYGATSNDILDTATGLQIRESLVLLEEKLKLLLAVLLRRSEETKALVCAGRTHGQIGVPTTYGLRFAIWASEVGRHLERLGQLRPRAAVGQMTGAVGTQAAMGEAGPRVMATMMERLGLTAVDVSNQLVQRDRYAEYFMFCANVATTLDKIGLEIRMMQRSEIGELEEAFGARQVGSSTMPHKRNPIKSEQVCGLARIVRACVEPALQNNLLWDERDLTNSSAERVLFPEASILTDHILRVMIRVLDGLVIREENIRRNLNLLHGVNMAESVMIELTKRGMDRQTAHEIVRVASMQALSEEKPLAEVLSGHAGIAALCSRDELESLLVSDRYIGTAVLQVADVIEKLTPLTR